The following proteins come from a genomic window of Metarhizium brunneum chromosome 2, complete sequence:
- the sym-1 gene encoding Protein sym-1, giving the protein MSLPQFRTAAARLQFRALRQRTQLRAQSTSTNTNKAAEPAPTKTPTASATASPSLPPIWQRLGPLTTAANAYSRSQRKRPYTTQIAGALVIYLFADLSAQRIGGREHDPKRTARMLLIGLAAAVPYFHWFRFLSNNFNYASKTLSIATKVALNQLCFTPTFSTYFFGAQALLSGESLEATVQRIRDTVPTSWLNSFKVWPATVAFSMAFLPFEFRSIFSGVVAVGWQTYLSYLNRQAELLEEARTLARGTADAEKVVVAAVQERQERQATSAAAA; this is encoded by the exons ATGTCATTGCCGCAATTTcgcaccgccgccgcgcgTCTGCAGTTCCGCGCCTTGCGACAGCGAACCCAACTCCGAGCGCAATCGACATCTACAAATACCAACAAGGCCGCAGAACCAGCCCCGACAAAGACGCCAACCGCTTCGGCCACCGCGTCCCCATCTCTGCCGCCCATCTGGCAGCGTCTGGGACCCCTGACCACAGCCGCCAATGCCTACAGTCGATCGCAGCGAAAACGCCCGTACACGACGCAAATCGCAGGCGCACTAGTCATCTACCTCTTCGCCGACCTGAGTGCCCAGCGCATCGGCGGAAGGGAACACGACCCCAAGAGGACAGCGCGGATGCTTCTTATAGGactcgccgctgccgttCCATACTTTCACTG GTTCCGCTTCCTAAGTAACAACTTCAACTACGCGTCCAAAACGCTGTCCATAGCTACCAAGGTCGCCCTCAACCAGCTCTGCTTCACGCCCACCTTTAGCACGTACTTTTTTGGCGCGCAGGCCCTCCTGTCCGGGGAGTCGTTGGAGGCGACGGTCCAGCGGATTCGGGATACCGTCCCCACCAGCTGGCTCAACTCGTTCAAGGTGTGGCCTGCGACTGtcgccttctccatggcctttttGCCGTTTGAGTTTCGGAGTATTTTCTCGGGCGTCGTGGCCGTCGGGTGGCAGACGTACTTGAGCTATCTGAACAGACAAgccgagctgctggaggaggctaGGACGTTGGCCAGGGGGACAGCAGACGCGGAGAAGGTGGTCGTGGCGGCTGTTCAGGAGCGTCAGGAGCGGCAGGCTacgtcggcagcggcagcgtaG